ATACCGCTCATCGATCCCATGTGTCTAGACCACCGGTGCCGATTGATTGACTCTCCTCCTGCCCCTTCATATAATGCCGAACGAATCGTTTAAGCTGATCTGACAAGCACTTATGGCTGTCTTCTCATCCGGGTTGTTCTCCCGTCGCACTCACGATCTTCGAGCCGGTCTCCGGCATGCCTTTGCCCTGCGTTCCGAGCAACCGGCCTTCACCACCGATGATCTCGCGCTACTCGAACGGATTGCCGACGCGATCGTGACACGCCGCATGGCAGCGCCGGCCATGCTGTTTCTTGAATCGATGGGCCCCATGAATTTTCTCGGCAGCCAGGCGCTGCACTTCCTGGCGCCTCTCGTCGAATGTGTCTTCAGCAGCAGCGAACTCGCGCAGGTCGCCCGCCTGTTGGAGCGACGGGATTCTCTGCAACGCCTCACCGCGCTCATCGACGCCAAGGCCGCAGCCTCCAAAGGAGCGCCGGCTCGATGACGGCAGCGCAGCAGTCTCCCTCGACATCACACCCCGCGCAGCCCTTGAACGTCATTGTTGCGACCGACTGCGGCAGCACCACCACCAAAGCCATCCTGATCGAGAAAGTCGGCAACGAATATCGCCAGACCTACCGCGGCGAAGCCCCAACCACCGTGGAGGCCCCGTTCGAAGACGTGACCCGCGGCGTGCTCAACGCCATTGCGGAAATCGAAGAACTGTCCGGCCGGACGATCCTCGACGGCGATCGCATCATCACGCCCAACCAAGCGTCGCAAGGCGACCCGAAGCGAGGTGTGGATATTTACGTGTCCACCAGCAGTGCCGGCGGCGGCTTGCAGATGATGGTCACGGGCGTGGTGCAGAACATGACAGGAGAAAGCGCCCAACGTGCCGCACTCGGCGCCGGCGCCATCGTCATTGACGTGCTGGCGTCCAACGACGGTCGGTTGCCGTACGAAAAGATCGAACGGATTCGCACCATGCGACCCGACATGATTCTCATGTCCGGCGGCACCGACGGCGGAGCCGTGACCCACGTGGTGGAAATGGCCGAATACATCGCCGCAGCCGAACCCCGGCCGCGTTTCGGGAGCACCTACCAACTGCCGCTGGTGTACGCGGGCAACAAGGATGCGCAGCCGCAGGTCAATACGATTCTCGGCAAGAAGACGGCGCTCGAATTCGCCGACAATATCAGGCCCGTATTGGAGCGGGAAAATCTCGCCCCGGCCCGCAATAAGATCCATGACCTGTTTCTCGAACATGTCATGCAACAGGCCCCGGGCTACAAGAAACTCATCGAGATGGCCGGCGCGCCCATCATGCCGACTCCAGCCGCGGTCGGCGTCATCATGGAGACCATCGCCAAACGCGAGGGCATCAACCTGATCGGCGTGGATATCGGCGGCGCGACCACTGACGTCTTTTCAGTCTTCGGCGGCCTCTTCAATCGCACGGTCAGCGCCAACCTCGGCATGTCCTACAGCATCTCGAACGTGCTGGCGGAAGCGGGCCTTGAGAACATCATGCGCTGGGTGCCGTTCACCATCGACGAACAGACCCTCAGGAATCGCATTAAGAACAAAATGGTGCGCCCCACGACCATTCCGCAATCGCTCGACGAGTTACAAATCGAACATGCCATCTCGCGCGAGGCCCTGCGGCTGGCCTTGATCCACCATAAGTCGCTGGCGACGGGGCTGAAGGGTGTGCAGCAGGAACGCACCATCTCCGATGTGTTCGAGCAACGCACCTCCGGCAAGACCCTCATCGATTTGTTGAAGTTGGATTTGATCGTCGGCAGCGGCGGCATTCTCTCGCACGCGCCGCGCCGCATCCAGTCCATGCTGATGATGGTCGATGCCTACGAACCGCTCGGGGTCACGACGCTCTCGGTCGACAGCATTTTCATGATGCCGCATCTCGGCGTGCTCTCCACCGTCAACGAACAGGCGGCCACCGATGTCTTCGTCCGCGATTGCATGGTGTATCTCGGCACCTGCATTGCGCCGATCGGGCAGGGCAAAGACGGGGAGCGTTGCGCCGACTACGAGGTCGCACTGCCGGATGGACGCATTGACAAGGGCACGCTGGCGTTCGGCGATCTCAAATTGTTCAGTCTGACCCGCGATCAGCAGGCGACCGTGACGCTGCAACCTTCGAAACAGGTGGATCTCGGCGAGGGGCCGGGACAATCGTTCACGCGAACGGTGAAGGGCGGGGTCGTCGGTCTCATGCTGGACGGGCGTGGCCGTCCCTTGCAGTTGCCCACGGACCAGGCTGCCCGAGTTGCCATGCTGACCCGCTGGTATCAGGCGGTGGGGCTATATCCCAAAGGGAGCTGATGGCTGATCACCAATGGCGTATGGCAAAGAGAGGTTGCTCAACACGTCTTGCAGCAAGGCCGCAAGGCGCGAGAGCCCCAAGTCGTACTGTTGTAGTACGGCGAGGGGAATGAGCAACTGAGAACGACGCT
This DNA window, taken from Nitrospira sp., encodes the following:
- a CDS encoding glutamate mutase L codes for the protein MTAAQQSPSTSHPAQPLNVIVATDCGSTTTKAILIEKVGNEYRQTYRGEAPTTVEAPFEDVTRGVLNAIAEIEELSGRTILDGDRIITPNQASQGDPKRGVDIYVSTSSAGGGLQMMVTGVVQNMTGESAQRAALGAGAIVIDVLASNDGRLPYEKIERIRTMRPDMILMSGGTDGGAVTHVVEMAEYIAAAEPRPRFGSTYQLPLVYAGNKDAQPQVNTILGKKTALEFADNIRPVLERENLAPARNKIHDLFLEHVMQQAPGYKKLIEMAGAPIMPTPAAVGVIMETIAKREGINLIGVDIGGATTDVFSVFGGLFNRTVSANLGMSYSISNVLAEAGLENIMRWVPFTIDEQTLRNRIKNKMVRPTTIPQSLDELQIEHAISREALRLALIHHKSLATGLKGVQQERTISDVFEQRTSGKTLIDLLKLDLIVGSGGILSHAPRRIQSMLMMVDAYEPLGVTTLSVDSIFMMPHLGVLSTVNEQAATDVFVRDCMVYLGTCIAPIGQGKDGERCADYEVALPDGRIDKGTLAFGDLKLFSLTRDQQATVTLQPSKQVDLGEGPGQSFTRTVKGGVVGLMLDGRGRPLQLPTDQAARVAMLTRWYQAVGLYPKGS